DNA from Elgaria multicarinata webbii isolate HBS135686 ecotype San Diego chromosome 8, rElgMul1.1.pri, whole genome shotgun sequence:
gagagagagagagagagagagagagagaatccctccCCGCGGGAAAGGCTGGGATGCAGTGCGcgcgccgccgcctcttcctccccttcgccctccgctgccagcaacagtttgcctcgtgtgtccatgtgtgtgtgcgtgcgtgcatgcgtgtgtctccagcctgcttcctccGCCACCCCCTTCCACGCAGCCACTTGCTGTGGCTGGGGATCTTCCCCGTGCTcgctccttggagaggcaaactccttggagaggcaaactaCGGAAgaagccaccgccgccgcccctttcTTCGCCCTTTGGaatgccgaagcacgcctcctcctccgcctcttctggggacgattaaggtacatagtacACGAGCGTTTTGGTGGCTtcagggcgccttcggaacggtgtgtagactccccctagaAAGCCCACAGCTTCTAGCACCTATGGATAAGACAGGACTAGAGAAATAATATTGTAAGTTGGTATAAAGTTGTGTTAAGGATATAATTTGAGTGCTTTTTGTGTTCTAAAAATAATACTAATGTGTGGTGGGGAGGATTTCTTCAGTGAGAACCCATGATACTTCCGTCTGAAATAATGCTGTGACTAACAGACaacttcttttgtgtgtgtgtgtgtgtttgtgtgtatgtttctggGCAAAAGTTCTCATGTTAGAACACTGgggccagggccggatctacactactgctttaaagcgctttataacagttttgacaactgtctatggagtgtgtcctgggccccaacagttgtcaaaactgttatcaagcactttaaagcagtagtgtagattcggccCAGATCTACACTTCATCTCATATCTATACCATCCCATTACAGTGACActgtatccctcttgcacatgtaTACTTCTTAGTATACACAATGACATCTATTGCAGCATTTTGGATaatctggaataaaaagcaggaaataacactagcaAAGCAATATATGGAATATGTATTGTGCCCcatcagttatcagtgcacttcaacagcGATAAAAtgcattagtgtagatctagcccaggttatTGGTCTAActaaaatcccattcatttcaacactGGATACAGCCCTACTTGATTTTGTCTGATcattgggagggtggggagataatagtaataatttcaTCGGAATACTTCTTGTTTTTACTGAGAGAAATGATTTATTAAACATCGTCTACATGAACATcatttaaaacagaaagaaaaaaagcatgactttttttaaaaaagaatacacaCCATTACCAAATGAAGTATGTTCAGTCCATGAAATCTACAATGTAGCAGAACACGACATTTGTTCATTTCCGATTCAGAAGTACAAGACTCTCTGTTAAGGTATTGAAACGCAgatgagggcagggctgctgcagttttaacagttgtgtagaatagggaattttagcaggtttaGCTTGTCAtgcttctacacaactattaaaggtgcaggagccctgtcctcttttacaccTGGCCACCAAACCCACTGCACTGGCCAGAGAGTCTCAGTAGATGCAAAAAGATGATGTCAAAGGGGATAGAGACCTTTCGTCCTTTGAAGACATGTGGAGAGAAACAGCGAACAAAACAGACTTAGTAGCCTTTTTTGGTTGGATCACTTTGTTGGTACACTTGATAAATATATCAAAAACAGAAAGAGCTGGAAAATACTTTTTGTTACCCCTTTATGAGAATTTCAAAAGATAAATGGAATGCTAAATCCAGTGGTCATAAGGCTTGAAATTAATTAAGTCTCAGTGTAATAGTCTTTTCTCCTATGTAAGTTCTCCGATTTTTCATGGGGATAATTTCAGATACAGATTTTTCTATGTGTAATTAAGATGGTACAGCCTTTGCATGAGGGCTATTCCACAGATGAAACCCTCATATAAATCATCCTAAGCTACATGTTGGGAAATACCTGGAAAATGGACACCTTTATGAGTGGATTCATAACTATTTTAATTCCAGACACTTCTTTAAATTAACCTCTTCCAAATATATATTTGGGAGATGAACAGGTACACACACCTGACACTTCATAACCTACAAAGATACAGATCTTCAGGTCATGTCAGAACATAATAGTTAAAGAGCAAGTGTCAGAAAAACTAATATGGAAAGAGTATTTAATGCAATAGGTGCCCAGCTAATCTCCCACTGAGAGGCAAAGTACCTGTTGCACTGGACTGCAGCCATGTGTAATGAAACATTGACAGTTCTTTCTTCTTTATTAAAGTGGAGGAGAATCAGAAGGAGGGACATACTTAGCCCTTCATATGCCAGCCCATTTCCCCCTGAACACCACCCTCCTCAGCGTTCCAGAccctgttgtcattgttgttaaaATTACTGAAGACATTTCAGAagattaaggaggaggaggaggaggaggaggagcagctgcatGGTGacttacagaaatttaaaacaggaccaaatttcagagaagctctcaggggtcacaaatttagcttaaagctcttcctgtcagtaactaagccttagcagaggcatttctaACTTTTagaatgcaggggggggggatcacaaaagccaagaagccatttgaggaaccctggagggctggatttggtgcCTGgttgggccaaatttggccaccAGGTCTGAGCTCCTGCACCCTAccataaaacaacaaaaccctcAATGATcctgttcggatgacatgctaagccacgatggttaagaattttgagctgaacattatggcttagagtgtcatgtgaaccattcctaaccatgctggctacataaccacagcttaaacatgctcattagAGTGctatctgaacaggtccaatgccAACCATAAACAATTCAACTGGTGCATTAAGAAGCCCAACGTATATTGTCAAATGTCTGGGAACAGTTTGCAAAGTAAACACAGGATCAGAACGCTAGTGAGGGTAAAAGCATCTGGGTGAAGGAAGAACTGGCACAGAAGGAGTTAAGcactccttccctcctgcctctGCTCCTGAGGGCAACAGAGAAGTAGCTACTGCGCTTTGGTCACACAGAGCTGCAGTGTCACTTTGTAGTTTGCCCCTTAGCTCATGAATCTTGCCAGCATTTCTAGCAATTCTCGAAAAGAACAGCTTATGTCTGCCTATTGAAATAATACATCACTAGGCCAGCAATGTACCTCTCTGTGCACTTTGGATCTTGCTCTTATTCTCAAATCAAGACAGCTAATGTATAGGTCCTGACCCCTCAAAATGAAAGATCtcagcttctttttctttccagaaagcaAAACTCCTGTCAATGTACTTGCATATATCGTCATTGGTAAAGCTGCCTAGTTCAAAGTATTTTCCTGAGACGTGGCCTTCCCGCTCAAGAGCCATATTTGGAGCCTTTGTTTTGGATATTGGTTTCAGGTTTGTTTCCACAGGTGATCTCTTTAGTTCTGTGCTCTTAGCGGAGTCCTTGTCGTTACCAAAAAATTGTGTCTTCATATCATCCAAACTATCTTTCCAGCTTCTTTTGCCTGCAGCAATCTCATCAATCACGGCTTTATGAAAGGCGCGTACGGTTTCCCACTGATGCCGCCCCAAGTGGTCAAAAACTTCAAAGCAAAGGAGATGCCTGGCCTTGCGTTCTTCTGGGGAGAGGTCCAGATCCAGGATGTGGAAATAGCCAAGCATAAACAGGTCAAGAGTTAAGCTATTGTAATCAGCAGGCTCACCATTGACATAGGGCAGGAACTGTTCTGGAGAATAGATGGTGTGCTGGTGATTGAGACGCCTGATCTGCCGAGACGGCACAAGAGAGATGATGTCTTTCCAGTGAATGATCAGATTCTTGATGGTGTATCTCTGCTGAACAAAATGGCCCAGCCTGCTCATTTCCGCCAAAGGCTTCTCCAGAGGAGCCTGCTGCTTCTTGACTTTGGCCATGATCTCAACTAGCCCCACTTTTCCAGGCTCTTGGGTGTCTAGTGTCTTCCTGGCCACAAGTTTCAAGGAAGGTGTATAGGCAGATTTCTTCCagtgactcagaaaaagcaacACAATGCGTTCTTTTCGGAGGTTGCTAGATTCTGCTCTTGAGACATGAAGCCCACCCATTTCAGAGGAGGCTTCCCCACAGCTGATGCCAGAGTCACTGGCGCTCTCCAGGTCTCCAAACTCACGTTCCTCACAGACCCATGGCCTCTTGCCCTTAAAAATACTTGATAACATTGGAGGAGTTGACTCCTCCCCTGTCCTCTGTTCCAAGGTCATGGGCTTCAGCACTTGGAGCTCAAAAGGTTTGCATTGTCCCAAAAGATCTTGTTTTTCAAAATTGCCCCTCAGATTCCTTACAGAGACACCACACTCCAGGATCTCCCTCTTGGCAGTGCCTCCAGAAAAACCTCTGGCTTTGCTCGGCTTAGGGAGCGCCttctcattctcctcctccttcttcatgcCATTGATGTTGGTCAGCAACAAGGACATGCTTTTCACCACTCCAGACACATGGCTACACCAGGCAGGGAGCTCCTGGCCATCATCCTCAGAGTCCTGCTGTAAAAACTGATGGTTGACTGTGATATTGACGATGGGAGCAGGAAGCACCGTCTGCAGCTCCTCGGTCAGGCGTCCTAACTCATTCTCATACTCCTGGCATTTCTTCCTCACCTGCAGCTTCTCAATCTGCTTCTCTAAGTACAGCAGGTCATCCTCGGTGAGTAGCTCCCCATAGGGGCCCAAGATGGCATTGTGAGCCTGGGAGTACTGCCAGTTGTCCACCTCCAGTGGGCAGCTTCCCTCGTCCTAGATTGGAGGAGAAATAAAAAGTGAGAAGCCGCACCGAATGAAGTCATCAGCTAAATTTGAAGACAGCACTTCAGCACCCTCTCCTCAGCCTGCCATAAATTAGAAGTCAATGCAGTCAGGGAATCACAGAAACATAGAAGTGGAAGAGATATTATTGTCTTCATCATAGGACTATAACCTCTAAACCTATTGTTCACCTAGAATctacagggtgcttccagatgagtgttttatcacaccaTGGCCCtgactcattcacagaatttttcaGGGGATCCAGATGATGTTGTGTGTTCCACTTATAGCCCTCACATattttcccactacttcttctATACttctttcttactgcagaaaattaaTTAAGAACAAAAAGACAAGAGATGCACAATGGATTTATCTGAACTAGGGCTGAATCTATCTAAACTAGACCAACCAAATGTTTGTCTAATCTATACTAAAACCAGTTCATACATGCAGTCAGTGGCATGGTTTCCACTTGAAAAATAACCACATCGACACACCTCCACCTCCACATGACTGGGCATTatgtccagtggttcccaacacTGTTGCAGCCATACCAAACTAATGAGCCAGACGTTGGAAGAGGTTGCAACAAATATGGTTGAAATTACCCCAACCAAGTGAGAAAGTGCTTTACGTAAGCAGCTTACCACATGGAGTTGTGCTCAAATAGGTGCCCGAACTATTTCACTAATTACATGGATAAACTGGCCTCATAACTGAGAGGTGTTGAAAGACCTTCACCAGCTTCTAGTGCAGGGTTGGAACCTCATGCCCTGGGGCCAAATATGGTCATTCTGATATCCCAAGCTAGCTCATCTGGGGTAGCCCAGATAGCCATGCCTtccccccccaaccactgattgtttgggtTTCttggtgtccccctccccccaccattgtaaaaggttgaaacgcctctcctaaggcttagttactggcaattagagctttaagctacaatacactggtattttttgtatttttgggcccactccctttgcctttggccctgtctACCACtggagcttctttgaaattgaattctgcccttgggctgaaagccgTGCCCCAGCCCTGTTCTGGTAGGATATATTCATGGAACTGATTCatcagagaaccagtgtggtgtagtggttagagtgctgggatAAGACCAAGAAGCCCCAGGTTTTAGCCCCCACTCTGTCAACAAGCACATTGGGTatctttgggccaatcactaactctcagtctaacctacctcacagggttgttgtgaggataacctAGAGAAAGGGAAGATTGTGTATGCTGCATTGAGCATCTTGGagaaaaagcataatataaatataaacagaaataaatattttttccatgTTTTTTACCTGTTATAACCAATTTTAGACTTTTTCTAAGTATTTTATTCTTGCattatttaaattgtatatataaATATCCTACAGTCCATTAATAAAAAGGCAGAgtagaaataaattttaaatgaaTGTATAAATTTAGGTTCTGGGTTGAAGAGTGCTGAAGTAATTTAAGAAGCTAATTTAGGACCAGCCAAGGCTCACAAGACTTCTGTGAACAGGTGGGCAGTAACTGTACTTCCTTTGAAGCTAGAATTCACAATATATTAAGGGTGGGCATAAAGGTCCCTTATAAGATTTAAAAATATAGCTAGAAGGATGGCCCATTAagataaggcagccttccccaacctggtgacctccagatgtgttgaactacaactcccatcaccccagctaaGAATGGCCATGTttggctgggggtaatgggatctgtagtccaacacaactggagggcaccaggttggggaagacagagaTATGGGAAAGGTTAATATTTGTCAAGAGTTATTCATTTATGTATGACAAAGGGTAGTAACTCAAATAAGTGATATAAAGACAAAAGCAAGGGCTTCTAATTACACTGAGCAACTCATTTCCTAGGACTGTTACCCTGCAGAACACATTTACCAAACATAGCCACTGTAGACATGATTTATCAAACTGTTCTTCTTATGGCAATGAGGTGGGGATGACATTGTATCAAAATCAAAGGCATTTCCATTCCACACGGTAGTATGTggtcttctagatgttttggcctacaacttccatcagccctttgtggcatagccaatggagaggcatcatgggagttgtaagccaaaacatctaaagggccgCAAGTCATCCACTCCTGACACAGGAGCACAGAACGAAGCCCTCAGAGTGAAAGTATTGGATCTGTTAAAGGAAGTCAGCATGTGAACTTGGGAAGGCAGTCCGTGACACCTTCCCTTCCCTTCGCTCTATACAGTACCTTTCTGCCCATCCCATCTTCAGACGCAAGTTGGGCCTGCAGTTTCCTCACCATCACCTGACGCTTCCACTCTGGGATAGAATGACCTCGTTCATCATGGGTAGGCACCAGGGCATCAATGTCTGATGTTCCCAGCTCATCCAGCATTGAGAGGAGGTTGCTTGGTACTGTGGCACTTGATTGCGTAGTTTTCTCACCCTGAATAGAGGACAGCTGTGTCTGTAAATGACTTTTCCAACAATTTAAAGAACATGCCACAACGGATCTTCAAACCATTATGCTATATGTCTTCAGAGGGACTATCTCAAGTAGAAAGCAGTGAAGTCCCCTTGTGTGGGTTAGATTGATCCCTTTTGAGAAGGGAGGAGAGGTGATTGGAGGCAGGTCGGGTAGCTGTCTGGGCCTGTCATAAgcaaaacacaacacagaaaaaGACTTGGGTGGAAAAGAACCCCAGGAGAGATCATAGGAATGGCAGAGGAATAGAAAAGAGATTAGATGACACAATGGAGATCATCATACAACATACAGagtttgaaaacaatgcagtcatCTTCGCCTTCTGCAGAGATTTATTGATCTTCAGCTCAGCTATCAACGATTTGTTGGACTCCGTGGGTTTCACCATGTTGAAGGTCTTTGAAGCTGGAAGAAAGAGAAATACAGTGCTATCCTACAGTGCTGCCCCAAAAATTTATGCTGAGAGCTAGAAGATGCAGTTGTCCATTGATCATCCTAAGCATTTCTGTTCTACATAGTTGAGTACA
Protein-coding regions in this window:
- the ESPNL gene encoding espin-like protein, translated to MGDHRAILAAKEGDLTTLEQLHVGGNLGQNITDCLGAGLVHHASRAGRLECLKFLVLQAKLPGNQRANNGATPAHDAAAMGNLAELQWLIKDGGYSMQEQDASGASPLHLAARFGQPEAVEWLVQAGFNTATETREGAVPAHYAAAKGDLTCLKVLVAADRSCVNKQTRSGATPLYLACQEGHLHIIQFLVKDCEADVHLRAHDGMTVLHAAACGGHYAVVIWLVTFTDLSLAAQDAEGATTLHFAAREGHTAIVDRLLLMGAEIGLDHWGGTPLHDAAENGHLECCQTLISHQIDPDIRDGDGYTARDLAEYNGHRQCACYLQEAEKLAAQECVSSSQEAQIAKTKARSPDRTNKHHKATIRQEPLQILSDDTTSIENGQTQQPMRPLQSKINPTSSMQKEVKSSLQKTSTSKTFNMVKPTESNKSLIAELKINKSLQKAKMTALFSNSGEKTTQSSATVPSNLLSMLDELGTSDIDALVPTHDERGHSIPEWKRQVMVRKLQAQLASEDGMGRKDEGSCPLEVDNWQYSQAHNAILGPYGELLTEDDLLYLEKQIEKLQVRKKCQEYENELGRLTEELQTVLPAPIVNITVNHQFLQQDSEDDGQELPAWCSHVSGVVKSMSLLLTNINGMKKEEENEKALPKPSKARGFSGGTAKREILECGVSVRNLRGNFEKQDLLGQCKPFELQVLKPMTLEQRTGEESTPPMLSSIFKGKRPWVCEEREFGDLESASDSGISCGEASSEMGGLHVSRAESSNLRKERIVLLFLSHWKKSAYTPSLKLVARKTLDTQEPGKVGLVEIMAKVKKQQAPLEKPLAEMSRLGHFVQQRYTIKNLIIHWKDIISLVPSRQIRRLNHQHTIYSPEQFLPYVNGEPADYNSLTLDLFMLGYFHILDLDLSPEERKARHLLCFEVFDHLGRHQWETVRAFHKAVIDEIAAGKRSWKDSLDDMKTQFFGNDKDSAKSTELKRSPVETNLKPISKTKAPNMALEREGHVSGKYFELGSFTNDDICKYIDRSFAFWKEKEAEIFHFEGSGPIH